The proteins below are encoded in one region of Streptomyces sp. NBC_00490:
- the lon gene encoding endopeptidase La, which yields MASTSTPLTLPVLPLDDEVVLPGMVVPLDLNDPDVRAAVEAAQAAARSEPGKPKVLLVPRIDGTYTGTGVLGTVEQVGRLADGDPGALIRGRGRVRIGAGTTGPGAALWIEGTRIDETTPEPLPGHVTELVKEYKALATAWLRKRGAWQVVDRVQAIDDVSALADNSGYSPFLTTDQKVELLETADPVARLKLATQHLRDHLAEQDVAETIAKDVQEGVDKQQREFLLRRQLEAVRKELRDLNGEKDGEESDDYRARVEAADLPENVREAALKEVDKLERSSDQSPEGSWIRTWLDTVLELPWNERTEDSYDIQGAKSVLDAEHAGLEDVKERITEYLAVRKRRNERGLGVVGGRRGGAVLALVGPPGVGKTSLGESVAHAMGRKFVRVALGGVRDEAEIRGHRRTYVGALPGRIVRAVKEAGSMNPVVLLDEIDKVGSDFRGDPAAALLEVLDPAQNHTFRDHYLEVELDLSDVVFLATANVLEAIPEALLDRMELVRLDGYTEDEKVVIARDHLLPRQLERAGLDKDEVTLDESALRKLAGEYTREAGVRTLERSIARLLRKVAAQHELGERKLPFTVTDEELRGLIGRPHHVPESAQDPAERRTAVPGVATGLAVTGAGGDVLFVEASLADPETGAAGLTLTGQLGDVMKESAQIALSFLRSHGAELELPVGDLKDRGVHIHFPAGAVPKDGPSAGVTMTTALASLLSGRLVRTDVAMTGEVSLTGRVLPIGGVKQKLLAAHRAGVTTVIIPKRNEPDLDDVPAEVLDKLDVHAVTDVRQVLELALSPAVAGAASEVPVAA from the coding sequence ATGGCTTCGACGTCCACACCGCTCACTCTGCCCGTGCTGCCGCTCGACGACGAGGTCGTGCTTCCCGGCATGGTCGTACCGCTCGACCTGAACGATCCCGACGTACGCGCCGCGGTGGAGGCCGCCCAGGCCGCCGCCCGGTCCGAGCCGGGCAAGCCCAAGGTCCTGCTGGTGCCGCGCATCGACGGCACCTACACCGGTACCGGCGTCCTCGGCACCGTCGAGCAGGTCGGCCGGCTGGCCGACGGCGACCCTGGCGCGCTCATCCGCGGCCGGGGACGGGTGCGCATCGGTGCCGGGACCACGGGGCCGGGTGCCGCCCTCTGGATCGAGGGCACCCGTATCGACGAGACCACGCCCGAGCCGCTGCCGGGCCATGTCACCGAACTGGTCAAGGAGTACAAGGCCCTCGCCACCGCCTGGCTGCGCAAGCGCGGCGCCTGGCAGGTCGTGGACCGCGTCCAGGCCATCGACGACGTCTCCGCGCTCGCCGACAACTCCGGCTACTCGCCCTTCCTGACCACCGACCAGAAGGTCGAACTGCTGGAGACCGCCGACCCGGTGGCCCGCCTCAAGCTCGCGACCCAGCACCTGCGCGACCACCTCGCCGAGCAGGACGTCGCCGAGACCATCGCCAAGGACGTCCAGGAAGGCGTCGACAAGCAGCAGCGCGAGTTCCTGCTCCGCCGCCAGCTGGAAGCCGTGCGCAAGGAGCTGCGCGACCTCAACGGCGAGAAGGACGGCGAGGAGTCCGACGACTACCGCGCCCGCGTGGAGGCCGCCGACCTGCCGGAGAACGTCCGCGAGGCGGCCCTCAAGGAGGTCGACAAGCTGGAGCGGTCCAGCGACCAGTCGCCCGAGGGATCCTGGATCCGGACCTGGCTGGACACGGTGCTCGAACTCCCGTGGAACGAGCGGACCGAGGACTCCTACGACATCCAGGGCGCCAAGTCGGTCCTGGACGCCGAGCACGCGGGCCTGGAGGACGTGAAGGAACGGATCACCGAGTACCTCGCGGTGCGCAAGCGCCGCAACGAACGAGGGCTGGGTGTGGTCGGCGGCCGCCGTGGCGGCGCCGTCCTGGCGCTGGTCGGCCCGCCCGGCGTCGGCAAGACGTCCCTGGGCGAGTCCGTCGCGCACGCCATGGGCCGCAAGTTCGTCCGCGTCGCCCTCGGCGGGGTGCGGGACGAGGCCGAGATCCGCGGTCACCGGCGTACGTACGTCGGCGCGCTGCCCGGCCGGATCGTCCGTGCCGTCAAGGAGGCCGGGTCCATGAACCCGGTGGTCCTGCTCGACGAGATCGACAAGGTGGGCTCCGACTTCCGGGGCGATCCGGCGGCCGCCCTGCTGGAGGTCCTCGACCCCGCGCAGAACCACACCTTCCGGGACCACTACCTGGAGGTGGAGCTGGACCTGAGCGACGTGGTCTTCCTCGCCACCGCCAACGTCCTGGAGGCCATCCCCGAGGCCCTGCTCGACCGTATGGAGCTGGTCCGCCTCGACGGCTACACCGAGGACGAGAAGGTCGTCATCGCCCGTGACCACCTGCTCCCGCGCCAGCTGGAGCGGGCCGGCCTCGACAAGGACGAGGTGACCCTGGACGAGAGCGCCCTGCGCAAGCTCGCCGGCGAGTACACCCGCGAGGCGGGCGTCCGCACCCTGGAGCGGTCCATCGCACGGCTGCTGCGCAAGGTCGCGGCCCAGCACGAACTGGGTGAGCGCAAGCTGCCGTTCACCGTGACGGACGAGGAGCTGCGGGGCCTCATCGGGCGCCCGCACCACGTGCCGGAGTCGGCGCAGGACCCGGCGGAGCGCCGTACCGCGGTGCCGGGTGTGGCGACGGGCCTGGCGGTCACGGGAGCCGGCGGTGACGTGCTCTTCGTGGAGGCGTCCCTGGCGGACCCGGAGACGGGTGCGGCGGGTCTGACCCTGACCGGCCAGCTGGGTGACGTGATGAAGGAGAGCGCGCAGATCGCGTTGAGCTTCCTCCGCTCGCACGGCGCCGAACTGGAGCTGCCGGTGGGCGACCTGAAGGACCGGGGCGTGCACATCCACTTCCCGGCGGGCGCGGTGCCGAAGGACGGCCCGAGCGCGGGCGTCACGATGACGACGGCACTGGCGTCGCTGCTGAGCGGGCGGCTGGTGCGGACCGACGTCGCCATGACGGGCGAGGTCTCGCTTACGGGCCGCGTGCTGCCCATCGGCGGTGTGAAGCAGAAGCTGCTGGCCGCGCACCGGGCGGGCGTCACCACCGTCATCATCCCCAAGCGCAACGAGCCCGACCTGGACGACGTCCCCGCCGAGGTGCTGGACAAGCTCGACGTCCACGCCGTGACGGACGTCCGCCAGGTCCTGGAGCTGGCGTTGTCGCCGGCCGTGGCCGGGGCGGCGTCGGAGGTTCCGGTGGCGGCGTGA
- a CDS encoding lysozyme: MPVHRPGSPRPRPLFLTGVLTAVLALLSIAPASAAESPDATATPTRGTARMGMGVVAHDGQGGLPADTRAAQTEGVDVASYQGNVAWTTLWNSGVRWAYTKGSEGTYYTNPYFSQQYSGSYGVGMIRGAYHFATPDTTTGATQANYFVDHGGGWSADGRTLPGTLDIEWNPYGDSCYGKTKSAMVSWIRDFLNQYKARTGRDAVIYTSTSWWTQCTGNYAGFAANPLWIARYASTAGTLPAGWSTYTMWQYTSSGPTVGDHDRFNGALDRVQALAKG; this comes from the coding sequence ATGCCCGTGCACAGACCCGGATCGCCCCGCCCTCGCCCGCTGTTCCTCACCGGCGTCCTCACCGCCGTGCTCGCGCTGCTGTCCATAGCCCCGGCGTCGGCCGCCGAGTCGCCCGACGCCACCGCCACACCGACCCGCGGCACCGCCCGCATGGGCATGGGCGTCGTCGCCCACGACGGACAGGGCGGCCTGCCCGCCGACACCCGCGCCGCCCAGACCGAGGGCGTCGACGTGGCCAGTTACCAGGGCAACGTCGCCTGGACGACCCTCTGGAACAGCGGGGTCCGGTGGGCCTACACCAAGGGGAGCGAGGGGACGTACTACACGAACCCCTACTTCTCCCAGCAGTACAGCGGCTCCTACGGCGTCGGCATGATCCGCGGCGCGTACCACTTCGCGACCCCGGACACCACGACCGGCGCAACGCAGGCCAACTATTTCGTCGACCACGGAGGCGGCTGGTCCGCCGACGGCAGGACCCTGCCCGGCACCCTCGACATCGAGTGGAACCCGTACGGCGACTCCTGCTACGGCAAGACCAAGAGCGCGATGGTGAGCTGGATCCGTGACTTCCTGAACCAGTACAAGGCCCGCACCGGCCGCGACGCCGTCATCTACACCTCCACCAGCTGGTGGACCCAGTGCACCGGCAACTACGCCGGCTTCGCCGCCAACCCGCTCTGGATCGCCCGCTATGCCTCGACCGCGGGCACCCTGCCGGCCGGGTGGAGCACCTACACGATGTGGCAGTACACCTCGTCCGGGCCGACGGTCGGCGACCACGACCGGTTCAACGGGGCGCTCGACAGGGTGCAGGCGCTCGCCAAGGGCTGA
- a CDS encoding MarR family winged helix-turn-helix transcriptional regulator codes for MHQDGNDGGHGDGPEGPRTGLDQPEFLALERELTVLLRRARANQGEMAREVHPDLESAAYGLLVRLEESGQQRATELAAYIGVGKATMSRQLRALETLGLVTRAPDPADGRAWLVELTEEGRSRVGRVRNARRARYAGRLADWNPREVSELARLLHELNRGTER; via the coding sequence GTGCACCAAGACGGGAACGACGGCGGACACGGAGACGGGCCCGAGGGGCCCAGGACTGGTCTGGACCAGCCCGAATTCCTGGCGCTGGAACGCGAGTTGACCGTGCTCCTGCGGCGCGCCCGGGCCAACCAGGGCGAGATGGCACGCGAAGTCCACCCCGACCTGGAGTCCGCCGCCTACGGACTGCTGGTGCGGCTCGAGGAGTCCGGACAGCAGCGCGCCACGGAACTCGCCGCCTACATCGGCGTCGGCAAGGCCACCATGTCCCGCCAGTTGCGCGCCCTGGAGACCCTGGGCCTCGTCACCCGCGCCCCGGACCCCGCGGACGGACGCGCCTGGCTCGTCGAGCTCACGGAGGAGGGACGGTCCCGGGTCGGGCGGGTACGGAACGCGCGACGGGCGCGGTACGCGGGCCGGCTGGCGGACTGGAACCCCCGCGAGGTGTCCGAGCTCGCGCGGCTGCTGCATGAGCTGAACCGGGGCACGGAGCGCTGA
- a CDS encoding protein phosphatase 2C domain-containing protein has translation MRTELVSEPGDRARPNEDFASVALPASGQGGALVVLDGVTPPTGGTGCLHSVPWFTARLGGALTELTVSLPDVPLTEALGLAVSRTSESHAHACDLSHPRTPQATVVVARWSARTVEYLVLSDSALLLESQDGTVTAVLDDRLARLPRSALATDALIDSTLRNMEGGFFTAAADPSVAGRAVTGALPRSSVRSLAALTDGAARWVEKFREGDWTDCLTFVRKDGAGALVARVRELESADAEARMYLGRSKTHDDATVVYAEL, from the coding sequence ATGCGTACGGAACTTGTTTCGGAGCCCGGCGACCGGGCCCGCCCCAACGAGGACTTCGCGAGCGTCGCCCTTCCGGCCTCCGGACAGGGCGGGGCGCTCGTGGTCCTGGACGGCGTCACACCGCCGACGGGCGGGACGGGGTGTCTGCATTCCGTCCCCTGGTTCACGGCGCGACTGGGTGGCGCGCTGACCGAACTGACCGTTTCCCTCCCCGATGTTCCGCTGACCGAGGCATTGGGCCTCGCGGTCTCTCGTACCTCCGAGTCCCACGCGCACGCCTGTGACCTTTCTCACCCACGCACACCACAGGCCACGGTGGTCGTCGCCCGCTGGTCGGCGCGGACGGTGGAGTACCTGGTCCTCTCGGACTCGGCCCTGCTGCTGGAGTCGCAGGACGGCACGGTGACGGCCGTCCTCGACGACCGCCTCGCCCGCCTCCCCCGCTCCGCCCTGGCCACGGACGCCCTCATCGACTCGACCCTGCGCAACATGGAGGGCGGCTTCTTCACCGCCGCGGCCGATCCGTCGGTGGCGGGCCGGGCGGTGACGGGCGCGCTGCCGCGTTCGTCGGTCCGGTCCCTGGCCGCGCTGACGGACGGGGCGGCCCGGTGGGTGGAGAAGTTCCGCGAGGGGGACTGGACGGACTGCCTCACCTTCGTACGGAAGGACGGGGCGGGGGCGCTGGTGGCGCGGGTGCGGGAGCTGGAGAGCGCGGATGCGGAGGCGCGGATGTATCTGGGGCGGAGCAAGACGCATGACGATGCGACGGTGGTGTACGCCGAGCTGTGA
- a CDS encoding sensor histidine kinase — MQKTRPRRTSKQTAPADPTTADGSAVGKGRPTHVRNRLIIAAAVVAAAIAGAGAPSILAASGELSDSQDLVTLAEQTQDALILAHSLADERDEVTSYVAAGRAKSKAPSEQRGARVDRQVEELRADTDTPADLRTDLDGIAALRRAALTGKSSALEVHQTYSAAINELHRLAEHLAEQMPPRAGSGAYALAELDSAVQQAAATRGLLLAALNVPRTTQTVTDPITGIASTAVTSSAADTRQRDALTAAAQQARLRSDAALADFHDTAPEAAKNSFDSTVTGPEVNSAEKYLAGLTDRATLSDGELDTSTKKADAALSARVDLMRGVESALYNQRTKDLAQLRDDDVTALELRVAILGALMLLAVGIATAMARTLTRPLAVLRLGSARLAQSEEPTTEEPVKFTGRNDEFAQVVRSVNALHAHAVAVQERVATLESDRKHLVGQRQKMADAREELRTELAESAVQLARLRESIGGTFVNLALRTLGLVERQLAVIENLEEREQDPDRLATLFKLDHFATVMRRHSENLLVLAGTEHVQQHAGPVPLVDVVRAAVSEIERYERVRIAALPPHAHVAGFAADDLSHLLAELMENATSFSPPDMPVEVSGWLLESGEVMLSVQDEGIGVPDERLTRLNSRLADFDPDSPYDQEGEEGLGLGLYVVARLAHRHGVRVQLREQKQGGIAAVVVLPKGLLAPAPSAAVPSSDPLPGTPHTVSLPGADAEANSNVLPTRSGTGDVLVALAEKAVRTSQTAGAETPAETTMELLLPVTAEPEATPEPAAADGEEPPQGSPAPDDGETEHERTPDEDQLTAKGLPKRTPKITAPATTPRPRSSSVDAEALRRRLGGFRRGAEAGYRDVEAEIAEQTGQMRTPAHSEDSTGGTPEEASS, encoded by the coding sequence GTGCAGAAGACGCGGCCACGTCGTACGAGCAAGCAGACGGCCCCCGCCGATCCCACCACCGCCGACGGTTCCGCCGTCGGCAAGGGCCGCCCCACCCACGTACGCAACCGGCTGATCATCGCCGCGGCCGTCGTGGCCGCCGCCATCGCCGGCGCCGGGGCCCCCTCGATCCTCGCCGCCTCGGGAGAACTGAGCGACTCCCAGGACCTGGTGACACTCGCCGAGCAGACCCAGGACGCCCTGATCCTCGCGCACTCGCTCGCCGACGAGCGGGACGAGGTCACCTCGTACGTCGCCGCCGGACGCGCCAAGTCCAAGGCCCCCTCCGAGCAGCGCGGCGCCCGCGTCGACCGCCAGGTCGAGGAGTTGCGCGCCGACACCGACACCCCCGCCGACCTCCGTACGGACCTCGACGGCATCGCCGCCCTGCGCCGCGCGGCGCTCACCGGCAAGAGCTCCGCCCTCGAGGTGCACCAGACCTACTCCGCGGCCATCAACGAGCTGCACCGTCTCGCCGAGCACCTGGCCGAGCAGATGCCGCCCCGCGCGGGCTCCGGCGCCTACGCGCTCGCCGAGCTGGACTCCGCCGTGCAGCAGGCCGCCGCCACCCGCGGCCTGCTGCTCGCGGCGCTCAACGTGCCCCGCACCACCCAGACGGTCACCGACCCCATCACCGGGATCGCCTCCACCGCCGTCACCTCCTCGGCCGCCGACACCAGGCAGCGCGACGCCCTCACCGCCGCCGCCCAGCAGGCCCGGCTGCGCTCCGACGCCGCCCTCGCCGACTTCCACGACACCGCTCCCGAAGCCGCGAAGAACAGCTTCGACTCCACGGTCACCGGCCCCGAGGTCAACTCCGCCGAGAAGTACCTCGCCGGCCTCACCGACCGGGCCACGCTCTCCGACGGCGAACTCGACACCAGCACCAAGAAGGCCGACGCCGCCCTCTCCGCGCGCGTGGACCTGATGCGCGGTGTGGAGTCGGCCCTCTACAACCAGCGCACCAAGGACCTCGCCCAGCTCCGCGACGACGACGTCACCGCGCTGGAGCTGCGCGTCGCCATCCTCGGCGCCCTCATGCTGCTCGCCGTCGGTATCGCCACCGCCATGGCCCGCACCCTGACCCGCCCCCTCGCCGTCCTGCGCCTGGGCTCGGCCCGGTTGGCGCAGTCCGAGGAGCCGACCACCGAGGAACCGGTCAAGTTCACCGGCCGCAACGACGAGTTCGCCCAGGTCGTCCGCTCCGTCAACGCCCTGCACGCGCACGCCGTCGCCGTCCAGGAGCGCGTCGCCACCCTGGAGTCCGACCGCAAGCACCTGGTCGGCCAGCGTCAGAAGATGGCCGACGCCCGCGAGGAGCTGCGCACCGAACTCGCCGAGTCCGCCGTTCAGTTGGCGCGCCTTCGCGAGAGCATCGGCGGCACCTTCGTCAACCTCGCCCTGCGCACCCTCGGCCTGGTGGAACGCCAACTCGCCGTCATCGAGAACCTGGAGGAGCGCGAACAGGACCCCGACCGCCTCGCCACCCTCTTCAAGCTCGACCACTTCGCCACGGTCATGCGCCGCCACAGCGAGAACCTCCTCGTCCTCGCCGGCACGGAACACGTCCAGCAGCACGCCGGCCCGGTCCCGCTGGTGGATGTCGTCCGGGCCGCGGTGAGCGAGATCGAGCGCTACGAGCGCGTCCGTATCGCGGCCCTGCCCCCGCACGCGCATGTCGCGGGCTTCGCGGCCGACGACCTGTCCCACCTCCTGGCCGAGCTGATGGAGAACGCCACGTCGTTCTCCCCGCCGGACATGCCCGTCGAGGTCTCCGGCTGGCTCCTGGAGAGCGGCGAGGTCATGCTCTCCGTCCAGGACGAGGGCATCGGCGTGCCCGACGAGCGGCTGACCCGGCTCAACTCCCGCCTCGCCGACTTCGACCCGGACTCCCCGTACGACCAGGAGGGCGAGGAGGGGCTCGGTCTCGGCCTGTACGTCGTCGCCCGCCTCGCCCACCGCCACGGCGTCCGCGTCCAGCTCCGCGAGCAGAAGCAGGGCGGCATCGCCGCGGTGGTCGTCCTCCCGAAGGGCCTGCTGGCGCCGGCACCGTCCGCCGCGGTCCCCTCCTCGGACCCGCTGCCCGGCACCCCCCACACCGTCTCCCTGCCGGGCGCCGACGCGGAGGCCAACTCCAACGTCCTGCCTACCCGTTCGGGCACCGGCGACGTGCTGGTGGCCCTGGCGGAGAAGGCGGTACGGACATCGCAGACGGCGGGGGCGGAGACCCCGGCCGAGACGACGATGGAGCTGTTGCTGCCGGTTACGGCGGAGCCCGAGGCAACCCCCGAACCCGCGGCCGCCGACGGCGAGGAACCCCCACAGGGGTCACCCGCGCCCGACGACGGCGAGACGGAACACGAGCGCACCCCGGACGAGGACCAGCTCACCGCGAAGGGCCTCCCCAAGCGCACACCGAAGATCACCGCGCCCGCGACCACACCGCGCCCGCGCAGCAGTTCCGTGGACGCCGAAGCCCTCCGCCGGAGGCTCGGCGGCTTCCGCCGGGGGGCGGAGGCGGGCTACCGCGACGTAGAAGCAGAGATCGCCGAACAGACGGGCCAGATGAGGACGCCCGCACACAGCGAAGATTCCACGGGGGGCACTCCCGAGGAGGCAAGCAGTTGA
- a CDS encoding roadblock/LC7 domain-containing protein — MTAPSTFGLSSEARNLHWLLTNLVEEVPGIQSVAVVSSDGLLLLSSDPGTNDEARQTRTTPKGPRGSSADLATIVSGIGSLTIGAAKLMESGGVKHTMVAMDEGSLFVMSISDGSLLGVHGSADSDMSVVAYHMALFVGRAGHVLTPELRSELRQSLESESAGGGR, encoded by the coding sequence TTGACCGCGCCCAGTACCTTCGGACTGAGCAGTGAAGCCCGCAATCTGCACTGGCTGCTGACGAACCTGGTCGAGGAGGTGCCGGGCATCCAGTCAGTAGCGGTGGTCTCATCGGACGGCCTGCTCCTGCTCTCCTCCGACCCCGGCACCAACGACGAGGCCCGGCAGACCCGCACCACCCCGAAGGGCCCACGAGGCTCCTCCGCCGATCTCGCGACCATCGTGTCCGGCATCGGCAGCCTCACCATCGGCGCCGCCAAGCTCATGGAGTCCGGCGGGGTGAAGCACACGATGGTCGCGATGGACGAGGGCAGCCTGTTCGTGATGTCGATCAGCGACGGCTCGCTGCTCGGTGTGCACGGCTCCGCGGACAGCGACATGAGCGTCGTGGCGTACCACATGGCCCTGTTCGTCGGCCGTGCCGGGCACGTCCTGACCCCCGAACTCCGCAGTGAGCTACGGCAGTCGCTGGAGTCCGAGAGCGCGGGGGGCGGACGATGA
- a CDS encoding DUF742 domain-containing protein: MTGRPNLPVRGGDRKPARVRPYSLTGGRTRFGHVLLVETFVAALEAAEERKELANGSLNTRVMPEMRAIVELCRRMRTVAEIAALLKMPLGVVRVLLSDLADQGKIRVYGTGTGHGTGRPDRALLERVLSGLRRL, translated from the coding sequence ATGACCGGCCGTCCGAACCTCCCCGTCCGCGGCGGCGACCGCAAGCCCGCCCGCGTGCGCCCCTACTCGCTCACCGGCGGCCGCACCCGCTTCGGCCACGTCCTCCTCGTGGAGACGTTCGTCGCGGCGCTGGAGGCCGCCGAGGAGCGCAAGGAACTGGCGAATGGTTCCCTCAACACCCGGGTCATGCCGGAGATGCGGGCCATCGTCGAACTCTGCCGCCGTATGCGCACGGTGGCCGAGATCGCCGCGCTGCTGAAGATGCCGCTCGGCGTGGTCCGCGTGCTCCTGAGCGACCTCGCGGACCAGGGAAAGATCCGTGTGTACGGCACCGGCACCGGTCACGGGACCGGTCGCCCGGACCGCGCTCTGCTCGAAAGGGTGCTGAGTGGACTCCGCCGTCTTTGA
- a CDS encoding GTP-binding protein has translation MDSAVFDDTDEDVKSWQTDRTRAPIATKIVVAGGFGVGKTTLVTAVSEITPLETEALMTEASEETDDLTATPGKLTTTVAMDFGRLTLDDDLVLYLFGTPGQQRFWFMWDDLVRGAIGAVVLADTRRLKDCFPALDYFESCGLPYVVAVNHFDDSELFEPEDVREALTIPAHIPVMIMDARRRISVIESLLALVGHALDETPE, from the coding sequence GTGGACTCCGCCGTCTTTGACGACACCGACGAGGACGTGAAGTCCTGGCAGACGGACCGTACCCGGGCCCCGATCGCGACGAAGATAGTCGTGGCCGGCGGCTTCGGCGTCGGCAAGACCACGCTCGTCACCGCCGTCTCGGAGATCACGCCCCTGGAGACCGAGGCGCTGATGACCGAGGCGAGCGAGGAGACCGACGACCTCACCGCCACGCCCGGCAAGCTCACCACCACCGTGGCCATGGACTTCGGCCGCCTCACGCTCGACGACGACCTGGTGCTCTACCTGTTCGGCACGCCGGGCCAGCAGCGGTTCTGGTTCATGTGGGACGACCTGGTGCGCGGTGCGATCGGCGCGGTCGTGCTGGCCGACACCCGCCGGCTGAAGGACTGCTTCCCGGCGCTGGACTACTTCGAGAGCTGCGGACTGCCGTACGTCGTCGCGGTCAACCACTTCGACGACAGCGAGCTGTTCGAACCGGAGGACGTGCGGGAGGCGTTGACGATCCCCGCGCACATACCTGTAATGATCATGGATGCGCGCCGCAGGATCTCGGTGATCGAGAGCCTCCTGGCCCTCGTCGGCCACGCGCTGGACGAAACACCCGAGTAG
- a CDS encoding styrene monooxygenase/indole monooxygenase family protein, with amino-acid sequence MRKILVVGAGQSGLQLALGLQSHGYEVTLMSNRTADEIRSGRVMSTQCMFHTALQHERDLQLNFWESQAPKIEGLGVSVAAPGSWAEGPAARAIDWVGKLDGYAQSVDQRVKMAGWMETFAQRGGQLVIHGAAVSDLDYFSRTYDLVLVSAGKGELVSMFGRDASRSPYSEPQRALAVSYVHGLGPRPEHPDHDAVRCNLVPGVGELFVMPTLTTSGRADILFWEGIPGGPLDVFNGVKDPAEHLSLTLELMERFTPWEYARATKVELTDAGGTLAGRYAPTVRNPVGRLPGGGLVLGVADVVVANDPITGQGSNSASKCAASYLASILERGEKEFDEEWMRGTFDRYWDTAQHVTKWTNAMLAPPPEHILNLIGAAGQLQPAADRFANAFNDPADFENFFYEPEKTAAYLASLS; translated from the coding sequence ATGCGGAAGATACTCGTCGTAGGGGCCGGCCAGTCCGGTCTCCAGCTCGCCCTCGGACTCCAGTCGCACGGGTACGAGGTCACCCTGATGTCGAACCGGACGGCGGACGAGATCCGCTCCGGCCGGGTCATGTCGACGCAGTGCATGTTCCACACGGCACTGCAGCACGAGCGCGATCTCCAGCTGAACTTCTGGGAGTCCCAGGCCCCGAAGATCGAAGGACTCGGCGTCTCGGTCGCGGCCCCCGGCTCGTGGGCCGAGGGCCCCGCGGCCCGTGCGATCGACTGGGTGGGCAAGCTCGACGGGTACGCGCAGTCGGTCGACCAGCGCGTGAAGATGGCGGGCTGGATGGAGACGTTCGCCCAGCGCGGCGGCCAGCTCGTCATCCACGGCGCGGCGGTCTCCGACCTCGACTACTTCTCCCGTACGTACGACCTGGTGCTGGTGTCGGCGGGCAAGGGCGAACTGGTGTCGATGTTCGGCCGGGACGCCTCCCGTTCGCCGTACAGCGAGCCGCAGCGCGCGCTGGCCGTGTCGTACGTCCACGGCCTGGGCCCCCGGCCCGAGCACCCGGACCACGACGCGGTCCGCTGCAACCTGGTCCCCGGTGTCGGCGAGCTGTTCGTCATGCCGACCCTCACGACCTCCGGCCGCGCCGACATCCTGTTCTGGGAGGGCATACCCGGCGGCCCGCTCGACGTCTTCAACGGCGTCAAGGACCCCGCGGAACACCTCTCCCTGACCCTGGAACTCATGGAGCGGTTCACGCCGTGGGAGTACGCGCGGGCCACGAAGGTCGAACTGACCGACGCCGGTGGCACATTGGCGGGCCGGTACGCGCCCACCGTCCGTAACCCCGTCGGCCGGCTGCCCGGTGGCGGTCTCGTCCTCGGTGTCGCCGACGTCGTCGTCGCGAACGACCCGATCACGGGTCAGGGCTCCAACTCCGCCTCCAAGTGCGCCGCTTCGTACCTCGCCTCCATCCTCGAGCGCGGCGAGAAGGAGTTCGACGAGGAGTGGATGCGAGGGACGTTCGACCGCTACTGGGACACGGCCCAGCACGTCACCAAGTGGACCAATGCGATGCTGGCGCCGCCGCCGGAGCACATCCTGAACCTCATCGGCGCGGCAGGGCAGTTGCAGCCCGCCGCCGACCGGTTCGCCAACGCGTTCAACGACCCGGCCGACTTCGAGAACTTCTTCTACGAGCCCGAGAAGACGGCGGCCTACCTGGCCTCGCTGTCCTGA